In Nitrososphaera sp., the sequence TAAAGCATGGCACTTGGTTACTCTTCCGCATAAAGAATGGCTCTGACCGGACACTAAAGGTTACAGCAATGGACCTTGCACCTGACTGGAAAGTCTCAAAGGTCTACCCCAGAAACTCTGATTTCAATCCGATAGATGCTGGAAAGTTCGAGGATGTCATCCTCTCTGCGAACCTGCCGAACGGCTACTCGTCTGGTATGGACACGCTCAAAGTATTCGGGACCCTTGGGACAGCAAGCTTCAGGCAGCTTGAGCTGCCTTCGCTTGATCAGAAGCCTCTTGTGAGCAAGGGCGCGGTCACTAGGGGTGCTGCAAGTGAGCTGGACACATTCTTGGCTGCAATATCTGCTGACGCGCCCCCCACTAGATCCCTAGATCAGCCTGTGAATGCCAGCTATGAATGGACCATGACTTCCGTGCAGGTACAGATAAGCTCGAGTTAAGGGTTATTCTATTGGACTAGTCCCATATCTTTCATCTATCAAGAAAGCAGCGCTCGGCAGCATGTAAGAAAGTGGCGATACCTCCCACACAAGGGGCACCACAGACGGCGGCTCTTGCAAAATTAAGAGACATTATTCCGAGGTCAGGCAAGATTGTAGAGATTGGTCAGCCGCAGGAAGCCGACTTCTTTGTGGTAATCAATAACAGAGACGAGTTTGAGATCCAAGATCCTTCAGGGGTGGCAATCCCAAAGATTAACCCTCAATTGAAAATCTCGGACGAATTTGCGGCGGGCAAAGTACTCGGGGCTGATCCATCTTTCAAAATACAAGAACGTCCTTATGCTGGATAATTTCAACGCCGCTTCTCTTCTAGCAAGAAAATTATCCGTCGAGCTTTACAGCCTGCAAAAGGGTTTCGAGATTGGAGACAGGCCTATATTGACCCCCCTAGAGGCCGCAGCGGATGGTACTTTCACCGTGACGTCTGGCTCGCAGCTAGTATTCAGGATGCGGAATAACTCGGACAGAACGCTGAATGTAACCGCATTAGATCTAGCACCAGATTGGAAGATATCACAAGTATACCCGGTTGGCTCTGACTTTTTCAGTATTGATGCCGGCAAGTTTGAAGACGTATTCCTAACCTGCGGACTGCCAGACGGCTACAAGTCCGGAATAGACGTCTTCAAAGTCTTCGGCACGATGGGAGCGGCTAGCTTTCGCCCGCTGATACTCCCGACACTTGACCAAAAGCCTATGATTCAGAAGGGCGTTGTAACTCGCGGCATCCCAAGCGAACTAGACAAGTTCTTGTTGGCAATGACAGACGAGGCTTCGGTTACACGGGCATTGACACCAAATGTGAATGCGAATTATGAGTGGACAACGACAGCTGTTCAGGTTCAGATAGTGTCATCATAAAACCACGAGAGAATTGTTATTTTCTTCACAATTCTCACTCTTGGTGATATTGGATTCTTAAGGTGCTTTAATGGCTTCCGAGATTGCCTCTAGGATTAATTGCGTTGAAGCCATCTAATCTCGCTCGACCAATTGCTTAATTAATAGCATGTTCATCCATAATCTGGTTCGAGTTTACTGAAATGGCAACACGAGACCTTTTGCCAGCAGTTGGCGCGGAGAAGAAATTGATCGCAACAAATGACGCTCGCTTTATCTCCGTCAAGGAACTTTATACTCGCAGTTATGCCATCGTAATAGGAATATCTAGCTACAAGGATGAGAGGCTCAAACTAAAGAATCCTGTAAACGACGCTAAAGAGGTTGCAAGAGTCTTGAAAGAAAAACACGGATTCGATGAGGTGCAATTAATACTTGATTCGGAGGCGACACGTGAAAATCTCGCTTCGATTTTTGATGACAAAATTAGAAGTAAAGAAGTTACAAGAGACGACAGGCTTCTAGTTTACTACTCTGGTCATGGCGATATTAGGGCGAGTGCGGACCAACAGGAGAATACCTACTCTGAATCGTTCCTAATACCGTTCGACGCAAAATATGGCACATATAGCAGCTACCTTAACCTTGATATCATAACTAGGAACTGTCGACTTTGTAGTGCGAAACACGTTTTACTCATACTTGACAGCTGCTATAGCGGTACTGCGTTAATAGATAGACGCAGCCCTCCACGACCAGACATCGTAAATGATGAATATCTCAAATCAATAACGAATAAGAGGTCTATACAAGCAGTAGCAGCGACTGACAAGAGCCAGTTGGCTCTGGACTCCGGAGTTGGTCTTGGTCAACTAAGTTCTTCACATGGTGCATTCACAGGCTGCCTGCTCGAGATATTGGACAGTGATTTTGACCCCGACAATGATGGAATCCTAACTGCCAGCGAGTTGGGACAATATTTGGTAAAAAACGTACCGCGCAACGATATACCTCAGAATCCGCTTTATGGTTACCTTCCAGGCAGTGAGATTGGTGATTTTATTTTCAATATTTACACTAGACCCGCTGTTAAGATTGGGTCGACTGGAGCTGTATCTGAAGTCCCAGTTGCTCAGTCATTCGACGAAATGTCACCACTTGTCAAAGCAGCTAGCGAGTATTATGCGAGAAGGGAATACGAACGAGCAATTACCTTCTTGGATAGGATATTGGAGATTAATCCAAAGCATATCGGATCGCTAACTCGAAAGGGAATTTCCTCGATGAAAATTAACAGAATTGAGGATGCAAGAAATTGTTTCAGGCAGGTCCTATCGCTTGAGAAGGATAATGTCGAGGCATTGGACTACTTGGAAAGGCTTGACCAATTAGCTGCAAAGTCAAACCCGACATCAGAGGATTCGCCTCAGGAAAAAAAGATTCCATCTGCTGGTTCCGAAATGCATCCTAAACAGACCATCAGATTGTATGAACAGGGAAGGAAACTCTATGATGAAGGTAATTCGAGAAAGGCTATAGAATTCTACGACAAAGCAATTGAGCAGAACCCCGAATTTGCGGCTGCGTGGAATGGCAAGGGTCTTGCACTCTTCCATCAACGCGAGTACCAGGAAGCCATTTCTTGCTATAACAAAGCCATTGAGATAAAACCTGATTATTATGAGACATACAATGACAAGGGAGTTCTTCTGAAAGAATTGGGTCGAATCGAAGAGGCCATTTCTTGCTATAACAAAGCCATTGAAATAAAACCTGACTATGCTAAAGCATACAACAACAAGGGTCTTGCTCTAAACAAGCTTGGCAAGTATATGGAAGCAATTGCGAATTTTCAGACTGCGCTCAAATTAGAGCCGAGCAATTTAGCTATTCGAAACAATTATCGAAATTCGCTCACCAAAATTTCGGATACCAAGGATAAGCTCCGAGTTCAGAAAACCAATCCCTATTCATCTGACGCATTGCTAAGAGATCAAATTGAGAATCCCACACTGCCAAAAGGAATGTCAAAAGATGAACGCAGAAACACGGATAGGTTGTCAAGAGGGCAGCGTGAAAAACCTACTCTGCCATATGAGGCACTAACGGCGCATGGCACGGATCCTTCGCCGGACGCATTGCTAAGAGATCAAATTGAGAATCCCACACTGCCAAAAGGAATGTCCAAGAATCTGCCAAAGAAGAAGTTCCTTCGATAATCTAACTTTTAAAGTAAAATATTTGCAGGACCCAGAATCGGCGACCTAATCGTCGATGATTTCGATGAATGTTTCGTGGCTGTTCTCCGGAGGAGCCTTAATAATCAGATCCGGTTTCTTGAAACTTTGGATCGCACTGATCTTCTTCCACTAAAGTCCTCAAATAAGAATCATTTTTGTATTGGATAGCATGGGTGGGCGGGCCACAATAGGGTCTCTTCGAGGAAGCCCATTATGCTCTACAGCAGAAACAGATACAACCTATTACTTTGTATGACCTATTAAAGTTCTTCTTCTGATATAGAAAATGGACATTGGGACATTTCACATTGTTAATGCAACCTGCTATATTTTTCAGTTCCATGATAAAAGCATCGAGTGAATCTGTGCAACTTGGTATCTACGCATTGTTGACCGTCCGTAACTATCAGCTTCCTGCCATATCCGCTTTGCAATTGCTTGAAAAACTGATAGCACACTAGTCTCGTGACAGTTTCATAACTAGCCCGAAATTCAGTATCGGCTTATATTCTACCCGCAGCTCGTCGACTATCTGCGCGACATTATCAACAAATGTGACCCTGACAAGTGGACCATCTGTACCAGATTGGTAAGCTAGAATAATTTTGCTGCCATTTCCAAATGGCTATCACCTTTGAGGCTAAAGCTGTGACGAGCTAATCGTGGTGCTATCTTAAGTAATGGGCAGACTGAGTAAGGAGATCAAGCTTCAAAGGGTCTTGTGCCCTCTCTAATTTACGAGAGCAATGTCAAAGAGGCAAGCTATACGGATAGCAGTCAATGGCAGGAGGCAAATAGGTCAAGATTAGTGGGATAGGCTCTTAATTGAAAACCTAACTGTATATGAGCAGCTAATTTCAATCAGAACAAAATTATTTTGGTTCATAATGTGCATGTGTTAAATTCAATTTTTACTCCGCATCTACCATGGTTTTCGCCATCTCCTCGAATTCCCTTTTTTGTGTTTGTCCAAGATCGCTTTCTTAAATTTCGCTACTTCCGTCTCGCCCGGGTTGATTAGAAGAACTTTGTCAAAGCAATCAATAGCTTCTTGGTACATTCCAAGATCATAGAAAGCGTGGCCTTTACTCTCAAATGCGGCGGATTTGTCTGGGTTTATCGCAATCGCCTTGTCAGCGCACTCAATAGCCTCCTGGTACTTCTCAAG encodes:
- a CDS encoding tetratricopeptide repeat protein — encoded protein: MATRDLLPAVGAEKKLIATNDARFISVKELYTRSYAIVIGISSYKDERLKLKNPVNDAKEVARVLKEKHGFDEVQLILDSEATRENLASIFDDKIRSKEVTRDDRLLVYYSGHGDIRASADQQENTYSESFLIPFDAKYGTYSSYLNLDIITRNCRLCSAKHVLLILDSCYSGTALIDRRSPPRPDIVNDEYLKSITNKRSIQAVAATDKSQLALDSGVGLGQLSSSHGAFTGCLLEILDSDFDPDNDGILTASELGQYLVKNVPRNDIPQNPLYGYLPGSEIGDFIFNIYTRPAVKIGSTGAVSEVPVAQSFDEMSPLVKAASEYYARREYERAITFLDRILEINPKHIGSLTRKGISSMKINRIEDARNCFRQVLSLEKDNVEALDYLERLDQLAAKSNPTSEDSPQEKKIPSAGSEMHPKQTIRLYEQGRKLYDEGNSRKAIEFYDKAIEQNPEFAAAWNGKGLALFHQREYQEAISCYNKAIEIKPDYYETYNDKGVLLKELGRIEEAISCYNKAIEIKPDYAKAYNNKGLALNKLGKYMEAIANFQTALKLEPSNLAIRNNYRNSLTKISDTKDKLRVQKTNPYSSDALLRDQIENPTLPKGMSKDERRNTDRLSRGQREKPTLPYEALTAHGTDPSPDALLRDQIENPTLPKGMSKNLPKKKFLR